One window of the Manihot esculenta cultivar AM560-2 chromosome 14, M.esculenta_v8, whole genome shotgun sequence genome contains the following:
- the LOC110630689 gene encoding pectinesterase inhibitor — MLLLLALIPAFLLHDIDTHKLVSANNELIELECHNTETPELCMECLKSDPKSQYSDEIEIARIITNCLSNHSKHLAANMSGLVVVVSEERLKAACEACSGGYSRAYKHLSEVLSYLKRGDYDKAGHSVLIALKFQLSCQKSIKSQKWSLPESIAYEMKVYEDLSQDAMRIIDRL; from the coding sequence ATGCTCCTTCTCCTTGCTCTCATCCCTGCCTTCTTATTGCATGATATTGATACCCACAAGCTTGTTTCCGCCAACAATGAATTGATCGAGCTAGAATGCCACAACACAGAAACCCCAGAACTTTGTATGGAGTGTCTAAAGTCAGACCCAAAATCCCAATACAGTGATGAGATAGAAATTGCCAGAATCATCACAAATTGTCTGAGCAACCACTCAAAACATTTGGCAGCCAATATGTCTGGGCTTGTTGTTGTAGTCTCGGAGGAGAGGTTAAAGGCTGCTTGCGAAGCCTGTAGCGGAGGGTATTCTCGGGCATATAAGCATCTGTCTGAAGTGCTCTCATACTTGAAGAGAGGGGATTATGACAAGGCTGGCCATTCTGTACTTATAGCCCTCAAATTTCAACTAAGTTGCCAGAAGAGTATTAAGAGCCAAAAATGGAGTCTTCCAGAGAGCATTGCTTATGAGATGAAGGTTTATGAAGATCTTTCTCAGGATGCTATGAGAATAATTGATCGGCTCTAG
- the LOC110600629 gene encoding protein unc-45 homolog A: MASAPLNKIDTAHQMYRDGKYEQALGFYADALSMAKTKLQKIALHSNRAACFLKLHDFKNAAEECTSVLELDHDHAGALMLRAQTLVTLNEYHSALFDVNRLLELNPSAEIYRNLEARLRTQLSLAPIPESEAELEEEEEKAEAELYRHEEELQDGEDAAMAIARTNQQKDPFIATVTTDVVVPKIPTINRSSETRKDLIFEPRKTIAAEVIAQAQRKVKPRKTLAAEVIARAQRKKELSDQLSKGWQAIPKPKGHSALNYDRWDKVEDDSSEDEDEESQPQYRFRLRTVGVQSAK; the protein is encoded by the exons ATGGCATCTGCTCCATTGAACAAGATAGACACGGCTCACCAGATGTATAGAGACGGAAAGTACGAGCAAGCGCTAGGCTTTTACGCTGACGCTCTTTCCATGGCCAAAACCAAGCTCCAGAAGATCGCTTTGCATAGTAATCGAGCTGCCTGTTTTTTGAAATTGCACGATTTCAAAAAT GCAGCTGAAGAATGTACGTCGGTGCTCGAGCTTGATCACGATCACGCTGGAGCATTGATGCTGCGGGCGCAGACACTAGTCACCCTCAATGAGTATCACTCCGCCCTCTTTGACGTCAACAGGCTTTTGGAGTTGAACCCTTCTGCAGAAATTTATCGAAATCTTGAAGCTCGGTTGAGGACACAACTG TCACTTGCTCCAATACCTGAATCTGAAGCTGAGttggaagaagaggaagaaaaagcTGAAGCAGAACTATATAGACACGAGGAAGAACTACAAGATGGAGAAGATGCAGCTATGGCAATAGCAAGAACTAACCAGCaaaaggacccttttatagcTACTGTTACTACTGATGTTGTGGTGCCTAAAATTCCAACCATCAACAGGTCTTCTGAAACACGTAAAGATCTAATATTTGAGCCTAGAAAGACCATTGCTGCAGAAGTTATTGCGCAAGCACAGCGGAAAGTTAAGCCTAGAAAGACTCTTGCTGCTGAAGTTATAGCTCGAGCACAGAGGAAGAAGGAATTATCTGACCAACTTTCTAAAGGATGGCAAGCGATCCCAAAACCAAAGGGCCACTCTGCTTTGAATTATGATCGTTGGGACAAAGTTGAGGATGATTCAagtgaagatgaagatgaagagTCACAGCCTCAGTATCGCTTCCGTTTAAGAACTGTTGGGGTACAATCAGCGAAGTGA
- the LOC110599636 gene encoding cyclin-T1-4 isoform X1, with translation MASTLPGDSSHHGTNLQNHSQEVLEDGGRWYFSRKEIEENSPSRRDGIDLKKENYLRKSYCTFLQDLGMRLKVPQLTIATAIIFCHRFFLRQSHAKNDRRTIATVCMFLAGKVEETPRPLKDVILVSYEIIHKKDPEAVQRIKQKEVYEQQKELILLGERVVLATLGFDLNVQHPYKPLVDAIKKFKVAQNALAQVAWNFVNDGLRTSLCLQFKPHHIAAGAIFLAAKFLKVKLPSDGEKVWWQEFDVTPRQLEEVSNQMLELYEQNRPSTNNEAEGSTVGGVTHQTTSKASSGKEEHATANSHSQAGVTTSRPGTSNSLSLADNCGGAPRTTHTQSKENASGEVKSASAHNADGESSDYVDQGVDRVVHHGNMGEAQNPLRHASHGKEDQESNAARSEISEAGELKDKHFGRNLENREGTVGQSPQDAIKKIDRDKVKAALEKRKKSRGDVTRKTDFLDEDDLIERELEAGIELAAESEKSRRERRQSYSKPLDRQEHENPHHEKTQEDAGDGERQGIKGHLSHKSDLNNMEEGEVPDEVFHSPKSSNRKRKSWSPSDKMPEGKHRNDYVPSSHHYNNHDYLDDRNRMSRLGYVERDH, from the exons ATGGCTAGTACACTGCCTGGTGATTCTTCTCATCATGGAACAAACTTGCAGAATCATTCTCAGGAAGTACTGGAGGATGGTGGTCGTTGGTACTTTTCTAGGAAAGAAATTGAAGAAAACTCTCCATCCAGACGTGATGGCATTGACTTGAAGAAGGAGAATTACTTGCGTAAATCATACTGCACATTTCTACAAGATTTGGGCATGAGACTGAAAGT GCCCCAGCTAACAATTGCTACAGCAATAATTTTCTGTCACCGATTCTTTCTTCGTCAATCCCATGCAAAGAATGATAGGAGG ACTATTGCCACAGTGTGTATGTTTCTTGCGGGGAAGGTCGAGGAGACTCCCCGTCCACTGAAAGATGTTATCCTTGTTTCTTATGAAATCATTCATAAAAAGGATCCTGAAGCTGTTCAGAGAATCAAACAAAAG GAGGTATATGAACAGCAGaaagaattgattttacttggaGAGAGAGTTGTACTTGCAACTCTTGGTTTTGATCTAAACGTGCAGCACCCATATAAACCTCTTGTTGATGCAATAAAGAAATTTAAGGTTGCTCAAAATGCCCTTGCTCAGGTGGCATGGAATTTTGTGAACGATGG ACTGCGCACATCTCTTTGCTTGCAATTTAAGCCCCACCACATTGCAGCAGGTGCCATTTTTCTTGCTGCAAAGTTCCTCAAAGTAAAGCTTCCATCAGATGGCGAGAAAGTTTGGTGGCAAGAATTTGATGTTACCCCACGCCAATTGGAAG AGGTGAGCAATCAGATGCTTGAACTCTATGAACAGAATCGACCTTCAACTAACAATGAAGCTGAAGGAAGCACTGTAGGTGGGGTTACACACCAGACCACATCAAAAGCTTCATCTGGCAAGGAAGAACATGCAACAGCTAATAGTCATTCTCAGGCCGGAGTTACAACTTCAAGACCTGGGACCTCAAACTCATTGTCGCTTGCAGATAATTGTGGTGGGGCTCCAAGAACCACTCATACTCAAAGTAAAGAGAATGCAAGTGGAGAGGTGAAGAGTGCCTCTGCTCATAATGCTGATGGTGAGTCTTCAGATTATGTAGACCAAGGAGTAGACAGAGTGGTTCACCATGGGAATATGGGGGAAGCTCAAAACCCATTGAGACATGCATCACATGGAAAAGAAGATCAAGAAAGCAATGCCGCAAGAAGTGAAATAAGTGAAGCAGGGGAATTAAAAGACAAACATTTTGGTCGAAATTTGGAAAACAGAGAAGGTACAGTTGGGCAGTCACCCCAAGATGCTATTAAAAAGATTGACAGAGACAAAGTAAAGGCAGCGCTGGAGAAACGGAAGAAGTCAAGGGGTGATGTCACTAGGAAAACTGACTTCTTGGATGAGGATGATCTCATTGAGAGGGAACTGGAAGCTGGAATTGAACTAGCTGCAGAGAGTGAGAAGAGTCGACGGGAGAGGAGGCAAAGTTATTCTAAGCCCTTAGACAGGCAAGAGCATGAAAACCCACATCATGAAAAAACTCAAGAGGATGCAGGGGATGGAGAACGTCAAGGAATAAAGGGGCATTTGTCACACAAATCAGATTTGAACAATATGGAAGAAGGGGAAGTTCCTGACGAGGTCTTTCACTCCCCCAAATCAAGCAACCGCAAGCGGAAGTCATGGAGCCCATCAGACAAAATGCCTGAGGGCAAGCATCGGAATGATTATGTGCCTAGCTCACACCATTATAATAATCACGACTACTTGGATGACCGAAACAGGATGAGCAGGCTTGGTTACGTGGAGAGGGATCACTAA
- the LOC110599636 gene encoding cyclin-T1-5 isoform X2, with the protein MRLKVPQLTIATAIIFCHRFFLRQSHAKNDRRTIATVCMFLAGKVEETPRPLKDVILVSYEIIHKKDPEAVQRIKQKEVYEQQKELILLGERVVLATLGFDLNVQHPYKPLVDAIKKFKVAQNALAQVAWNFVNDGLRTSLCLQFKPHHIAAGAIFLAAKFLKVKLPSDGEKVWWQEFDVTPRQLEEVSNQMLELYEQNRPSTNNEAEGSTVGGVTHQTTSKASSGKEEHATANSHSQAGVTTSRPGTSNSLSLADNCGGAPRTTHTQSKENASGEVKSASAHNADGESSDYVDQGVDRVVHHGNMGEAQNPLRHASHGKEDQESNAARSEISEAGELKDKHFGRNLENREGTVGQSPQDAIKKIDRDKVKAALEKRKKSRGDVTRKTDFLDEDDLIERELEAGIELAAESEKSRRERRQSYSKPLDRQEHENPHHEKTQEDAGDGERQGIKGHLSHKSDLNNMEEGEVPDEVFHSPKSSNRKRKSWSPSDKMPEGKHRNDYVPSSHHYNNHDYLDDRNRMSRLGYVERDH; encoded by the exons ATGAGACTGAAAGT GCCCCAGCTAACAATTGCTACAGCAATAATTTTCTGTCACCGATTCTTTCTTCGTCAATCCCATGCAAAGAATGATAGGAGG ACTATTGCCACAGTGTGTATGTTTCTTGCGGGGAAGGTCGAGGAGACTCCCCGTCCACTGAAAGATGTTATCCTTGTTTCTTATGAAATCATTCATAAAAAGGATCCTGAAGCTGTTCAGAGAATCAAACAAAAG GAGGTATATGAACAGCAGaaagaattgattttacttggaGAGAGAGTTGTACTTGCAACTCTTGGTTTTGATCTAAACGTGCAGCACCCATATAAACCTCTTGTTGATGCAATAAAGAAATTTAAGGTTGCTCAAAATGCCCTTGCTCAGGTGGCATGGAATTTTGTGAACGATGG ACTGCGCACATCTCTTTGCTTGCAATTTAAGCCCCACCACATTGCAGCAGGTGCCATTTTTCTTGCTGCAAAGTTCCTCAAAGTAAAGCTTCCATCAGATGGCGAGAAAGTTTGGTGGCAAGAATTTGATGTTACCCCACGCCAATTGGAAG AGGTGAGCAATCAGATGCTTGAACTCTATGAACAGAATCGACCTTCAACTAACAATGAAGCTGAAGGAAGCACTGTAGGTGGGGTTACACACCAGACCACATCAAAAGCTTCATCTGGCAAGGAAGAACATGCAACAGCTAATAGTCATTCTCAGGCCGGAGTTACAACTTCAAGACCTGGGACCTCAAACTCATTGTCGCTTGCAGATAATTGTGGTGGGGCTCCAAGAACCACTCATACTCAAAGTAAAGAGAATGCAAGTGGAGAGGTGAAGAGTGCCTCTGCTCATAATGCTGATGGTGAGTCTTCAGATTATGTAGACCAAGGAGTAGACAGAGTGGTTCACCATGGGAATATGGGGGAAGCTCAAAACCCATTGAGACATGCATCACATGGAAAAGAAGATCAAGAAAGCAATGCCGCAAGAAGTGAAATAAGTGAAGCAGGGGAATTAAAAGACAAACATTTTGGTCGAAATTTGGAAAACAGAGAAGGTACAGTTGGGCAGTCACCCCAAGATGCTATTAAAAAGATTGACAGAGACAAAGTAAAGGCAGCGCTGGAGAAACGGAAGAAGTCAAGGGGTGATGTCACTAGGAAAACTGACTTCTTGGATGAGGATGATCTCATTGAGAGGGAACTGGAAGCTGGAATTGAACTAGCTGCAGAGAGTGAGAAGAGTCGACGGGAGAGGAGGCAAAGTTATTCTAAGCCCTTAGACAGGCAAGAGCATGAAAACCCACATCATGAAAAAACTCAAGAGGATGCAGGGGATGGAGAACGTCAAGGAATAAAGGGGCATTTGTCACACAAATCAGATTTGAACAATATGGAAGAAGGGGAAGTTCCTGACGAGGTCTTTCACTCCCCCAAATCAAGCAACCGCAAGCGGAAGTCATGGAGCCCATCAGACAAAATGCCTGAGGGCAAGCATCGGAATGATTATGTGCCTAGCTCACACCATTATAATAATCACGACTACTTGGATGACCGAAACAGGATGAGCAGGCTTGGTTACGTGGAGAGGGATCACTAA
- the LOC110599636 gene encoding cyclin-T1-5 isoform X3, with product MFLAGKVEETPRPLKDVILVSYEIIHKKDPEAVQRIKQKEVYEQQKELILLGERVVLATLGFDLNVQHPYKPLVDAIKKFKVAQNALAQVAWNFVNDGLRTSLCLQFKPHHIAAGAIFLAAKFLKVKLPSDGEKVWWQEFDVTPRQLEEVSNQMLELYEQNRPSTNNEAEGSTVGGVTHQTTSKASSGKEEHATANSHSQAGVTTSRPGTSNSLSLADNCGGAPRTTHTQSKENASGEVKSASAHNADGESSDYVDQGVDRVVHHGNMGEAQNPLRHASHGKEDQESNAARSEISEAGELKDKHFGRNLENREGTVGQSPQDAIKKIDRDKVKAALEKRKKSRGDVTRKTDFLDEDDLIERELEAGIELAAESEKSRRERRQSYSKPLDRQEHENPHHEKTQEDAGDGERQGIKGHLSHKSDLNNMEEGEVPDEVFHSPKSSNRKRKSWSPSDKMPEGKHRNDYVPSSHHYNNHDYLDDRNRMSRLGYVERDH from the exons ATGTTTCTTGCGGGGAAGGTCGAGGAGACTCCCCGTCCACTGAAAGATGTTATCCTTGTTTCTTATGAAATCATTCATAAAAAGGATCCTGAAGCTGTTCAGAGAATCAAACAAAAG GAGGTATATGAACAGCAGaaagaattgattttacttggaGAGAGAGTTGTACTTGCAACTCTTGGTTTTGATCTAAACGTGCAGCACCCATATAAACCTCTTGTTGATGCAATAAAGAAATTTAAGGTTGCTCAAAATGCCCTTGCTCAGGTGGCATGGAATTTTGTGAACGATGG ACTGCGCACATCTCTTTGCTTGCAATTTAAGCCCCACCACATTGCAGCAGGTGCCATTTTTCTTGCTGCAAAGTTCCTCAAAGTAAAGCTTCCATCAGATGGCGAGAAAGTTTGGTGGCAAGAATTTGATGTTACCCCACGCCAATTGGAAG AGGTGAGCAATCAGATGCTTGAACTCTATGAACAGAATCGACCTTCAACTAACAATGAAGCTGAAGGAAGCACTGTAGGTGGGGTTACACACCAGACCACATCAAAAGCTTCATCTGGCAAGGAAGAACATGCAACAGCTAATAGTCATTCTCAGGCCGGAGTTACAACTTCAAGACCTGGGACCTCAAACTCATTGTCGCTTGCAGATAATTGTGGTGGGGCTCCAAGAACCACTCATACTCAAAGTAAAGAGAATGCAAGTGGAGAGGTGAAGAGTGCCTCTGCTCATAATGCTGATGGTGAGTCTTCAGATTATGTAGACCAAGGAGTAGACAGAGTGGTTCACCATGGGAATATGGGGGAAGCTCAAAACCCATTGAGACATGCATCACATGGAAAAGAAGATCAAGAAAGCAATGCCGCAAGAAGTGAAATAAGTGAAGCAGGGGAATTAAAAGACAAACATTTTGGTCGAAATTTGGAAAACAGAGAAGGTACAGTTGGGCAGTCACCCCAAGATGCTATTAAAAAGATTGACAGAGACAAAGTAAAGGCAGCGCTGGAGAAACGGAAGAAGTCAAGGGGTGATGTCACTAGGAAAACTGACTTCTTGGATGAGGATGATCTCATTGAGAGGGAACTGGAAGCTGGAATTGAACTAGCTGCAGAGAGTGAGAAGAGTCGACGGGAGAGGAGGCAAAGTTATTCTAAGCCCTTAGACAGGCAAGAGCATGAAAACCCACATCATGAAAAAACTCAAGAGGATGCAGGGGATGGAGAACGTCAAGGAATAAAGGGGCATTTGTCACACAAATCAGATTTGAACAATATGGAAGAAGGGGAAGTTCCTGACGAGGTCTTTCACTCCCCCAAATCAAGCAACCGCAAGCGGAAGTCATGGAGCCCATCAGACAAAATGCCTGAGGGCAAGCATCGGAATGATTATGTGCCTAGCTCACACCATTATAATAATCACGACTACTTGGATGACCGAAACAGGATGAGCAGGCTTGGTTACGTGGAGAGGGATCACTAA
- the LOC110600443 gene encoding uncharacterized protein LOC110600443, translating into MASIPHFYSDYQFSPQEFSDITSMIAQQHSMLGHELNVLPFLYDNNGGLEGFQVDSDILSRVPMMTTTTTTATSFPEQLGFSEVVVPSLLDYRMGFSDIPNIQNFGGGFQYSDACECGESCSGFVPSFKSVCPNSRENWGIQCNQMPAMEHTNMKVGRYTAEERKDRILRYLKKRNQRNFNKTIKYACRKTLADRRVRVRGRFARNNELCEDEKIDNPLQEKESYSNDTLEMKNDDDDDWLQEAVASLMYVPYIAG; encoded by the exons ATGGCTTCCATCCCTCATTTCTACTCGGATTATCAGTTTTCTCCTCAAGAATTCTCAGATATTACGTCGATGATTGCTCAACAACATTCTATGTTGGGCCATGAGCTCAACGTCCTTCCCTTTTTGTATGATAATAATGGGGGTCTTGAGGGTTTTCAGGTAGACTCCGATATCTTATCGCGTGTTCCAATGATGACGACAACCACCACTACAGCCACCTCATTCCCTGAGCAACTTGGGTTTTCTGAGGTTGTTGTGCCTTCATTGCTGGACTACAGAATGGGTTTTAGTGACATTCCCAACATTCAAAACTTTGGAGGCGGATTTCAGTATTCAGATGCCTGCGAATGTGGAGAGAGTTGTTCCGGTTTTGTGCCTAGTTTCAAGTCTGTTTGTCCTAATTCTAGAGAAAATTGG GGTATTCAATGCAATCAAATGCCAGCCATGGAACACACCAACATGAAGGTTGGCCGATATACAGCGGAAGAAAGGAAGGATAGAATTCTAAGGTACTTGAAGAAGAGAAACCAAAGAAACTTCAATAAGACCATCaag TATGCTTGTCGGAAAACTCTAGCTGACCGAAGAGTTCGTGTCCGGGGAAGATTTGCCAGAAATAATGAATTATGTGAAGACGAAAAGATTGACAATCCTCTCCAAGAAAAAGAATCATATAGCAATGATACCCTCGAG ATGaagaatgatgatgatgatgattggcTGCAAGAAGCTGTAGCAAGTCTAATGTATGTACCATATATAGCTGGATGA